A stretch of the Leptospira bandrabouensis genome encodes the following:
- a CDS encoding MotA/TolQ/ExbB proton channel family protein: MNWTFSIPAILIFVLLFCFSLTSFYFFFRIFFGLRKLEDKDFRFQLFPKEPTEAEQELFFSPLERTIRWLPTIASLSMLLGLLGTVIGINSAFGAMEAQGKVSLEVLAGGIKDALNTTIAGLLVAIPSLYFHRFAENKIRYISELMVKDFSTKGP; this comes from the coding sequence ATGAATTGGACATTTTCAATTCCCGCAATTTTGATTTTTGTTCTTCTTTTTTGTTTTTCCCTCACTTCGTTTTATTTTTTCTTCCGAATTTTCTTTGGATTAAGAAAATTAGAGGACAAGGATTTTCGTTTTCAATTGTTCCCCAAAGAACCGACGGAGGCTGAACAAGAATTGTTTTTTTCTCCCCTAGAAAGAACCATCCGTTGGTTACCTACAATCGCCTCTCTTTCAATGCTTCTTGGGCTTCTTGGTACTGTTATAGGAATTAACTCTGCTTTTGGTGCCATGGAGGCACAAGGGAAAGTAAGTTTAGAGGTTCTTGCAGGTGGAATTAAGGATGCGCTAAATACCACCATTGCAGGGCTACTTGTGGCCATTCCTTCTTTGTATTTCCACAGATTTGCAGAAAACAAAATCAGATATATTTCCGAACTTATGGTGAAGGATTTTTCTACTAAAGGTCCATGA
- a CDS encoding PAS domain-containing sensor histidine kinase has product MIAEILAIFIASGLLFIAYYYHNAYRREKKLRLILFRKNLNNSEEIERTIREKEKQYQDIYDTANSIIIRWSPDFKIHSINPYAEEFFQLSKEGAEGKDLVLDLFHIPFEKSNEVKSQLWNIFHRPEQNIRQEYDVFIGENDKRTVTWSNRILKNEFGYPYEVLSIGNDITNRKIAEENLMKSYERILDLYNNAPCGYHSLDKDDTIVSINDTELDWLGYSREEIVGNFKFSDLLTESSRDKYTLITDSFPNENLTGVELEFVRKDKTTFFVSLNSTATYDKVGNFIISKSTVFDITDRKLAEDKLNDYSQKIQLQNKRLQKAVEAAIKANRSKSVFFSKITHELRTPLHAVIGFSQILVKDPNLPDHLKGYVDSLYENGVHLLGMINDILDLAKIEAGKMTETREPFSLVQLWDTLFSMFSYRFSERSINFELLNAPSIESSYYVADLQKIRQILVNLLGNALKFTSQGSVSLEIKIESDPGHSFDMVKFIVRDTGIGIPNDQLHSIFEAFQQTEQGSSYKEGTGLGLSICHQLVEFLGGTISVNSILGKGSEFWFEIPLTRLDVIPESLIQKSKIGPTHTNQLEQSQRLEEPEVEFVQTFLNASTPELKKEILQLIRIQNFGQLIGLLDKIQTEDKGKKILEQKVKNKKYKFLIDLIQSSNPSE; this is encoded by the coding sequence ATGATTGCTGAAATCTTAGCGATTTTCATTGCTTCTGGATTGTTGTTTATTGCTTATTATTATCACAATGCGTACAGGAGAGAAAAAAAACTTAGATTAATTCTTTTTAGAAAAAATTTAAACAACTCAGAAGAAATCGAACGCACCATTCGAGAAAAAGAAAAACAATACCAAGATATTTATGATACTGCAAATTCTATTATCATACGTTGGAGTCCCGATTTCAAAATCCATTCCATCAATCCTTATGCCGAAGAATTTTTTCAATTATCTAAGGAAGGAGCTGAAGGTAAAGACTTAGTTTTAGATTTATTCCATATCCCATTTGAAAAATCAAATGAAGTGAAGTCCCAGTTATGGAATATCTTTCATAGGCCAGAACAGAACATCCGCCAAGAATATGATGTATTCATTGGAGAAAATGACAAACGTACGGTCACTTGGTCGAATCGAATTTTAAAAAATGAGTTTGGATATCCTTACGAAGTTTTATCGATCGGGAATGATATTACAAACAGGAAAATAGCCGAAGAAAATTTAATGAAATCCTATGAAAGGATTTTGGATCTATATAACAACGCACCTTGCGGTTACCACTCACTAGACAAAGATGATACTATTGTTTCGATAAATGATACGGAACTCGACTGGTTAGGTTACTCTAGAGAAGAAATAGTTGGTAATTTTAAATTCAGTGATCTACTAACCGAAAGCAGCAGAGATAAATATACACTGATTACTGATTCCTTTCCCAATGAAAACCTAACTGGCGTAGAACTAGAATTTGTAAGAAAAGACAAAACTACTTTTTTTGTAAGTTTAAATTCAACAGCAACTTATGATAAAGTCGGCAATTTTATAATCAGTAAATCTACCGTCTTTGATATCACTGATCGAAAATTGGCAGAAGATAAATTAAACGATTATTCACAAAAGATTCAATTACAGAACAAAAGGTTACAAAAAGCAGTGGAAGCCGCAATCAAGGCAAACCGTTCTAAGTCTGTTTTCTTCTCGAAAATTACACATGAGCTAAGAACTCCTCTTCATGCAGTTATCGGATTTTCGCAAATTTTAGTAAAGGATCCAAACTTACCTGACCACCTAAAAGGTTATGTTGATTCATTGTATGAAAATGGAGTTCATTTACTTGGAATGATCAACGATATTTTGGATTTAGCAAAAATTGAAGCCGGTAAAATGACTGAAACTAGGGAACCATTTTCTTTAGTGCAACTTTGGGACACTTTGTTCTCTATGTTCTCCTATCGTTTTTCGGAAAGATCCATTAATTTCGAACTTTTGAATGCCCCATCTATTGAATCTTCTTATTACGTTGCTGATTTACAGAAAATACGCCAAATACTCGTTAATCTACTCGGAAACGCATTAAAATTTACCTCCCAAGGATCGGTGAGTTTAGAAATAAAAATCGAAAGTGATCCAGGACATTCATTTGATATGGTAAAGTTTATTGTTAGAGATACTGGGATTGGAATTCCCAATGACCAATTACATTCTATTTTTGAAGCTTTTCAACAAACAGAACAAGGTAGTTCCTATAAGGAAGGAACAGGGCTTGGTCTATCCATCTGTCACCAGTTAGTTGAATTTTTAGGTGGAACCATCAGTGTAAACAGTATTCTTGGAAAAGGTTCTGAATTCTGGTTTGAAATTCCCTTAACTAGACTAGACGTCATTCCAGAATCATTAATTCAAAAATCAAAAATTGGCCCTACTCATACAAACCAATTAGAACAAAGCCAAAGATTAGAAGAACCCGAAGTAGAATTTGTACAAACATTTCTAAACGCATCCACTCCTGAATTGAAGAAAGAAATCTTACAATTAATTCGAATCCAAAACTTTGGTCAGTTGATCGGGTTATTGGATAAAATACAAACTGAGGATAAAGGGAAAAAAATCTTGGAACAAAAAGTGAAAAACAAAAAATACAAATTCTTAATCGATTTAATTCAATCTTCTAATCCTTCCGAGTGA
- a CDS encoding LruC domain-containing protein, producing MKRWLVLLSIPLLILDCSNKKKGLLLLPFLGLGDGSTETKAEAANAGDGTFTVVGLETTDPTQVTTPEGNTTGGTTDGNQTSTTPEVATPAPTTVNNETTVVVVDQTNGGNFNFETNITVPVTVVVENEAGPVANAPVTVTESTTTGDPNVVGTGTTDSNGSVTIPISVPPTVTTVDVSIIGVNPTTGEVVEITGTAPVQQPSTGSGSEGTVVVAPVVNVDTTNFQPVNGCVQAVDTDCDGIANVYDEFPEDPSLASTARSGRYTIAFEDMYPSAGDADLNDHSTIFSTEMDKTPTNKVKTIRGTYTHVAKGAGYNHELRLSLDVPTNANVQVSYVDGSGNPWNGCASAPKYTANVAGDCTGGNLNSAQLKRGVLILPSSDKTLFGKKNAPSAGTTFSINDFVRGVTAQVTITFEEPVDLNVTKNLVGGHLNYFLAINQKTDGVFRQIYRPGYFKDDKGKDSYLDKNGFPWAIVVPGVFNHPTEGADIRKPSTSGYIFFNSWMNSNGVAHKDWYLHVDQIPAPNRPSYVVRVSDFYADNGFSAYLLKAVRKNAFEVSASLIVVGAALGFLMKKRLEKQQAA from the coding sequence ATGAAACGATGGTTAGTTCTTTTATCAATTCCTCTCTTAATTTTGGATTGCTCCAATAAAAAGAAAGGCCTATTACTCCTTCCCTTTTTAGGGCTGGGAGACGGTTCCACAGAGACCAAAGCCGAAGCGGCAAACGCTGGCGATGGCACATTTACTGTAGTCGGTTTAGAAACTACGGATCCAACACAAGTCACAACACCCGAGGGAAATACTACCGGTGGCACTACGGATGGGAACCAAACTTCCACCACTCCAGAAGTTGCCACTCCTGCACCTACCACTGTGAACAATGAAACTACAGTAGTTGTTGTAGACCAAACCAATGGTGGAAACTTTAACTTTGAAACCAATATTACGGTTCCAGTTACTGTAGTTGTAGAAAACGAAGCAGGTCCAGTAGCTAATGCGCCAGTTACAGTGACCGAATCCACAACGACAGGTGACCCAAATGTCGTGGGAACAGGAACTACAGATTCCAATGGTTCCGTCACTATCCCTATCAGCGTTCCGCCTACTGTCACCACGGTAGATGTTAGTATTATTGGTGTGAATCCAACCACAGGAGAAGTGGTAGAAATTACAGGAACTGCTCCTGTACAACAGCCTTCTACTGGTTCTGGATCGGAAGGAACTGTAGTAGTGGCTCCTGTAGTCAATGTCGATACAACTAACTTTCAACCGGTGAATGGCTGTGTGCAAGCAGTTGATACCGATTGTGATGGCATTGCCAATGTTTATGATGAATTTCCAGAAGATCCAAGCCTTGCTTCTACAGCTAGGTCTGGAAGATACACAATTGCATTCGAAGATATGTATCCATCAGCGGGAGATGCTGACTTAAATGACCACTCCACAATCTTCAGCACAGAGATGGACAAAACTCCAACAAACAAAGTTAAGACGATCCGTGGAACTTACACTCACGTTGCAAAAGGTGCAGGTTACAACCACGAATTAAGACTTTCTTTAGATGTTCCTACAAACGCAAACGTGCAAGTGAGTTACGTAGATGGTAGTGGTAATCCTTGGAATGGCTGTGCGTCTGCACCCAAATACACAGCAAATGTAGCAGGTGACTGCACTGGTGGGAATTTAAACTCAGCACAACTCAAACGAGGAGTTCTCATTCTACCAAGTTCTGACAAAACATTATTTGGTAAAAAAAATGCTCCTAGTGCAGGAACCACTTTTTCTATCAATGACTTTGTACGTGGAGTGACTGCTCAAGTTACCATTACATTTGAAGAACCTGTGGATTTGAATGTAACTAAAAACTTAGTGGGTGGACACCTAAATTATTTCCTTGCTATCAACCAAAAGACAGACGGCGTGTTTAGACAAATTTACCGTCCAGGTTATTTTAAAGACGATAAAGGTAAAGATTCCTACTTAGATAAAAATGGTTTCCCTTGGGCCATTGTAGTTCCTGGAGTTTTTAATCACCCAACAGAAGGGGCAGACATTCGTAAACCGTCTACTTCTGGTTATATCTTCTTTAACTCTTGGATGAATTCCAATGGAGTAGCACATAAAGATTGGTATTTGCATGTAGACCAAATCCCAGCACCAAATCGTCCTTCTTACGTAGTAAGAGTGAGTGACTTTTATGCAGACAATGGTTTTTCTGCCTACCTTCTCAAAGCAGTTCGAAAAAATGCTTTCGAGGTTTCGGCAAGTTTGATCGTCGTGGGAGCAGCACTTGGGTTTCTAATGAAAAAACGTTTGGAAAAACAACAAGCAGCTTAA
- a CDS encoding AMP-binding protein has translation MASVLRFANNEYFLSGNFESDLKSQNPILVDPLWKGTKLEEHLSTFPLPTLSTQGSFCLVTSGSTGLPKMVSKQWNEIEEEILFWEKQTEIQSLYKNADTVHVQVPLCHLYGLLWGYLLPKRFGVSIDCSPSSENGKLWITSAPKLQSTFTLGKPLPEFAVVSGMKFPVPLSRSLREKGGISVLEIYGSTETGGIGYRDPLRQNRFQILQVVQINFVPESGSEETELQMQSPFLSHESFLLEKEGWTKHILPQNAYYATGDLGNWSDLGWFLFGRKDRIIKHNGKRVSLDRIESEILGLSLEGEFLCVPVADKFGFGETIGLFCTSQLPAAEILKILRKELPDSHVPRVVLQKDLIPKLPNGKPDYPTITKLCNEEYGRIQNQIVTLKKDTQIDSHSSVMEILESILGVQPDENKHLVYDYGMDSIQYTELILKLERKIKHKIPEEDKQTSYFASLSGIEEYIQEKLYLLK, from the coding sequence ATGGCCTCTGTCCTTCGATTCGCAAACAACGAATATTTTCTTTCAGGAAACTTCGAATCCGATTTAAAATCCCAAAATCCTATCCTCGTAGATCCTCTCTGGAAAGGGACTAAACTCGAGGAACATTTATCTACCTTCCCCCTCCCTACCCTCAGCACTCAAGGCTCCTTTTGCCTTGTGACCTCGGGATCTACCGGACTTCCTAAAATGGTCTCAAAACAATGGAACGAAATCGAAGAGGAAATCCTTTTTTGGGAAAAACAAACGGAAATCCAATCGCTTTACAAGAATGCGGACACTGTTCATGTGCAGGTGCCACTTTGCCATCTCTACGGTTTACTTTGGGGATACTTATTACCAAAACGGTTCGGTGTTTCCATCGACTGTTCCCCCTCTTCCGAAAATGGGAAACTCTGGATCACCTCGGCCCCAAAACTACAATCCACTTTTACTTTAGGAAAACCACTTCCTGAATTTGCTGTTGTTTCAGGGATGAAGTTCCCGGTTCCTTTGTCTCGGAGTTTACGCGAAAAAGGTGGGATCTCCGTTCTTGAAATTTACGGATCTACCGAAACCGGGGGAATCGGTTACCGGGACCCTCTCCGGCAAAATCGGTTCCAAATCCTTCAAGTGGTCCAAATAAACTTTGTTCCTGAATCTGGATCAGAGGAAACCGAACTCCAAATGCAAAGTCCCTTTCTTTCACACGAGTCCTTCCTTTTAGAAAAGGAAGGATGGACCAAACACATTTTGCCACAAAACGCATATTATGCGACCGGAGATTTAGGGAATTGGTCTGATCTTGGTTGGTTTCTGTTTGGAAGAAAAGATAGAATCATTAAACACAACGGGAAAAGAGTTTCTTTAGATCGCATCGAATCAGAAATTTTGGGACTCTCTCTTGAAGGTGAATTTCTTTGTGTTCCAGTAGCAGACAAGTTTGGATTCGGGGAAACAATTGGTCTTTTTTGTACAAGTCAGTTGCCTGCTGCAGAAATTTTAAAAATTTTAAGAAAGGAATTACCCGATAGCCATGTTCCAAGAGTGGTGTTACAAAAAGATTTGATTCCTAAACTTCCGAATGGCAAACCAGACTACCCAACCATCACCAAACTTTGTAACGAAGAATATGGGCGCATTCAAAATCAAATTGTGACTCTAAAAAAAGATACACAAATCGATTCACATTCTAGTGTTATGGAAATTTTAGAATCAATCCTCGGTGTACAACCAGATGAAAATAAACATTTAGTTTATGATTACGGGATGGATTCGATTCAATATACAGAACTTATTTTGAAGTTAGAAAGGAAAATCAAACATAAAATCCCAGAAGAAGACAAACAAACCAGTTACTTTGCAAGTCTCTCTGGGATTGAAGAGTATATTCAGGAAAAACTCTACTTATTAAAGTAA
- a CDS encoding ubiquinone/menaquinone biosynthesis methyltransferase yields the protein MNQYQLPSQEKKPEYVRSNFDGIAKAYDRFNDWNSFFLHRSWKDWVVREAKKRVPGAKSALDLCCGTGDITLRLSKDQTLDRVVGLDFSEKMLSFAFHKIPKDPRVQLLIGDAMDLSQFADHSFDIVTMGFGLRNVSDLKKCLLEIKRVLKKDGVFVNLDVGRVRPKFLKFFADFYFFKIVPIFGYLLYGKANEMFDYLPHSSKVYPDQETLAKILMELGYREVRFQNFVFGNAVAHIATN from the coding sequence ATGAACCAATACCAACTCCCATCCCAGGAAAAGAAACCCGAATATGTAAGATCCAATTTTGATGGAATCGCAAAAGCCTATGACCGTTTCAATGATTGGAATAGTTTTTTCCTACACCGGAGTTGGAAAGATTGGGTAGTGAGAGAGGCCAAAAAGAGAGTCCCTGGGGCAAAATCAGCCTTAGACCTCTGTTGTGGGACTGGTGACATTACACTTCGACTTTCAAAGGACCAAACCCTAGACCGAGTGGTAGGTCTTGATTTTTCGGAAAAAATGTTGTCCTTTGCCTTCCATAAAATCCCCAAAGACCCTAGAGTCCAACTCCTCATCGGAGATGCCATGGACCTTAGCCAATTTGCTGATCACAGTTTTGATATTGTGACTATGGGGTTTGGTCTTCGCAATGTTTCCGATTTAAAAAAATGCCTTCTTGAGATCAAACGAGTGTTAAAGAAAGATGGGGTCTTTGTCAATTTGGATGTAGGACGCGTAAGACCCAAATTTCTCAAATTCTTTGCTGACTTTTACTTTTTCAAAATTGTGCCGATTTTTGGGTATCTACTCTACGGAAAAGCAAATGAAATGTTCGATTACCTTCCTCATTCTTCGAAGGTTTACCCCGACCAAGAAACTTTGGCAAAAATTTTAATGGAATTGGGATATAGAGAGGTTCGATTCCAAAATTTTGTTTTTGGCAATGCCGTAGCACATATTGCAACAAATTAA
- a CDS encoding PAS domain-containing protein, whose translation MSKFIDTNTLGKLGTLTQTEADAAPFGIVKVDNNGKILLYNKYESELANVPIQTAVGKNFFTEVAICTNNRIFYGRFKEGMINGDLDIAFNYVFTYKMKPTNVVIHLYHDKSSDSNWIFVKLR comes from the coding sequence ATGAGCAAATTTATAGACACAAATACTCTTGGTAAACTCGGAACACTCACACAAACAGAAGCAGATGCTGCTCCTTTTGGAATCGTAAAGGTAGATAATAACGGAAAAATTTTATTATATAATAAATATGAGTCAGAATTAGCCAATGTACCGATACAAACGGCAGTCGGTAAAAACTTTTTTACGGAAGTTGCTATTTGTACAAATAATCGAATTTTTTATGGAAGATTTAAAGAAGGAATGATTAACGGAGATTTAGACATTGCCTTTAATTATGTATTCACTTATAAAATGAAACCTACTAATGTTGTGATCCATTTGTATCACGATAAATCATCGGATTCCAATTGGATCTTTGTCAAACTAAGGTAA
- a CDS encoding ExbD/TolR family protein, translating to MKLRKSNPDSSIDISSLIDVLFILLIFLMLAVRFTDTTSTLQLDLPKTRTESIGEESPAFKIQINHLGMIFFDGKETPKDSLTMMIPENEGGKSSIVLEVDKKTIFETFVFVTDLLKSKGYQKINIITRKD from the coding sequence ATGAAACTCCGTAAATCAAATCCAGATTCATCGATTGATATAAGTAGTCTTATCGATGTATTGTTTATATTATTAATATTTCTGATGTTAGCCGTTAGGTTTACAGATACAACTTCGACTCTGCAGTTGGACCTGCCCAAAACTCGTACAGAGTCGATAGGAGAAGAATCTCCCGCATTCAAAATCCAAATCAATCATTTAGGAATGATATTTTTTGACGGTAAAGAAACGCCTAAGGATTCGTTAACAATGATGATTCCAGAAAACGAAGGTGGTAAATCATCAATTGTTTTGGAAGTGGATAAAAAAACAATTTTTGAAACTTTTGTTTTTGTAACAGATCTGTTAAAGTCAAAAGGGTATCAAAAGATAAATATCATCACTCGGAAGGATTAG